The Virgibacillus phasianinus genome includes a window with the following:
- the tnpA gene encoding IS66 family insertion sequence element accessory protein TnpA, whose amino-acid sequence MTLKDKRIEWKLRFDAWKESGLSIAKWCREHKLNEPQMYYWVQKFEREIKSPDQETSDTQWLTVDMKDEPAQISSQEPVFIHFGTISVEVRPGANMGLLSDVVQILQNQC is encoded by the coding sequence ATGACTTTAAAGGACAAAAGAATAGAATGGAAATTACGTTTTGATGCCTGGAAAGAAAGTGGATTGAGTATAGCTAAGTGGTGCCGGGAACATAAACTTAACGAACCTCAAATGTATTACTGGGTTCAGAAATTCGAGCGTGAGATAAAATCTCCTGATCAGGAAACATCTGATACGCAGTGGCTGACAGTCGACATGAAAGATGAGCCAGCACAGATTTCTAGTCAAGAACCCGTGTTTATTCACTTCGGTACCATTTCTGTTGAAGTACGCCCCGGTGCCAATATGGGACTGTTATCCGATGTCGTACAAATCCTACAAAATCAATGCTAA
- the drmB gene encoding DrmB family protein yields MGNKVGELRPSQFITTFGPGSIVDLPDYSVIMGGIDKWDDLDVSKSKSIDEPRIMKKLRIKQIKSIPINANSGSDYGTIPAYRFPEYHVCPKCRKLGKRNGRDFFEEDGVLYCKNPDNENGPCPKVKTHPVRFITACKKGHIDDFPWEFYVHRGQKYEAKKCKLYLEDEGATGSLKDLVVRCKTCDKERPISEAMSNNRILGNCSGNRPWLRDKVQGCEEERKLLLRGASNIYFSSLESSLVIPSKPEENLEEFVRNNVDLDDDELFSDRSFFDKYFKRKPDINRIGLDKVWSIVQQIKNGNKNKEDDDLKIPEYNALLTEQYNYDGIEFEVEKANVPRRYRGFISNLIKVKRLKEVMVLKGFTRIHPSPDVTSRLSRESEGEDGGSSDQVELAPLSSENKPNWLPGVETYGEGIFLTINNDKLNKWENKFRGYEKSMESAHKKMYQERDLPDDAIPPFEGLRYVLLHTLSHVLIRELTLHSGYSSSALKERIYSDAKNEMSGILIYTSTVDSEGSLGGLVELGNEDQFESIMARALAAARYCSGDPQCAEHDAEKLIDVNGAACHSCVLIAETSCENSNRYLDRSLLVETVANYQREFFNNV; encoded by the coding sequence ATGGGAAACAAAGTCGGTGAGTTAAGACCAAGTCAATTTATTACTACATTTGGACCAGGCTCTATAGTTGATCTACCTGACTACTCAGTAATAATGGGTGGTATTGACAAGTGGGACGATTTAGATGTATCTAAATCAAAAAGTATTGATGAACCGAGGATTATGAAAAAATTAAGGATTAAGCAAATAAAATCAATACCTATAAATGCGAATTCTGGATCAGATTATGGAACAATACCTGCTTATCGTTTTCCGGAGTACCACGTTTGCCCAAAATGTAGGAAATTAGGAAAAAGGAATGGCCGAGACTTTTTTGAAGAAGATGGAGTTCTTTACTGTAAAAACCCTGATAACGAAAATGGACCCTGTCCCAAAGTCAAAACACATCCTGTACGTTTTATAACAGCATGTAAAAAGGGACATATAGATGACTTTCCTTGGGAATTTTATGTTCACAGAGGACAAAAATATGAAGCAAAAAAGTGCAAATTATATTTGGAAGATGAAGGAGCCACGGGATCATTAAAAGATCTTGTAGTCCGCTGCAAAACATGTGATAAGGAAAGGCCTATTAGTGAAGCGATGTCTAATAATCGAATCCTAGGAAACTGTTCTGGTAATAGACCTTGGCTAAGGGATAAAGTACAAGGTTGTGAAGAGGAACGAAAACTACTGTTAAGAGGTGCGTCAAATATTTATTTTTCTTCTTTGGAAAGCTCACTTGTAATCCCGTCTAAACCAGAAGAAAATTTAGAGGAATTTGTTAGAAATAATGTTGATTTGGATGATGATGAATTATTTAGTGATAGAAGCTTTTTCGATAAATATTTTAAACGGAAGCCAGATATAAATCGGATTGGTTTGGATAAAGTTTGGAGTATTGTACAGCAAATAAAAAATGGTAATAAAAATAAGGAAGATGATGATTTGAAAATACCAGAGTACAATGCCCTTCTTACCGAACAGTATAATTATGATGGTATTGAATTTGAAGTAGAAAAAGCAAATGTACCTCGCAGGTATAGGGGTTTTATTTCCAATTTAATTAAGGTGAAACGTTTAAAAGAAGTTATGGTTTTGAAAGGATTTACACGGATTCATCCATCACCGGATGTGACGTCGAGACTTTCAAGAGAATCTGAAGGAGAAGATGGTGGTTCTAGTGATCAAGTAGAGTTGGCCCCATTAAGTTCCGAAAACAAACCCAACTGGTTACCAGGTGTAGAAACATATGGAGAAGGGATTTTCTTAACCATTAACAATGATAAATTAAATAAATGGGAAAATAAGTTTAGGGGTTACGAAAAGTCTATGGAAAGTGCACATAAAAAAATGTACCAAGAACGTGATTTGCCTGATGATGCAATACCCCCATTTGAAGGCTTGCGCTATGTTCTGCTGCACACCCTTTCCCACGTTTTAATCAGGGAACTAACTTTACATTCGGGATATTCATCGTCGGCTTTAAAAGAAAGAATATACTCCGATGCAAAAAATGAAATGTCTGGTATACTAATTTATACTTCTACAGTTGATTCGGAAGGAAGTTTAGGTGGGTTAGTGGAATTAGGAAATGAAGATCAATTCGAGTCTATAATGGCAAGAGCTTTGGCGGCAGCAAGGTACTGTTCCGGGGATCCACAATGTGCCGAACACGATGCGGAAAAACTTATAGATGTTAACGGCGCCGCGTGTCATAGTTGTGTACTAATTGCGGAAACTTCTTGTGAAAATTCAAACCGTTATTTGGATCGGTCTTTGTTGGTAGAAACAGTTGCTAATTATCAAAGGGAATTTTTTAATAATGTGTAG
- a CDS encoding DNA cytosine methyltransferase — protein MKTLKVLDLFAGGGGFSTGFLQSKNINVEFEIVKAVELDQAASDTLRGHLGEERVIQGDITCTSTKEKIYKTCSDVDVVIGGPPCQTFSLAGPARSGTAEMREKLKNDSRNTLYKHFFEIVDYIKPTFVVFENVEGMLSKKVDATQGLNNKQVQVIELICDELESKGYTTNIENSISDRFQVLNAAEYGVPQHRRRIIIIANRLGCENPRLEPTNGFFDKPSFLTVKHSIAHLPVRLPRISVSRLDNLKNIDVIRKNYRKSLSFFIESLEILAIKEAETKKLQGLEQLYKRLKEESEYIKGKRSYKIYNLKKFIALYNELILEYGINEFEDSFHLKNHQSREHNFRDIIIFIKTKQGSNSARFMNRASDDYNEFLDSLYPYNKSKHKDTYVKHSWGKPSNTILAHMEKDGLKFIHPEQPRTLTPYEAQLLQSFPEDYIFCGGRNDQYRQIGNAVPPKLAQSIGRSLIHLYEKSSAINSEVSIG, from the coding sequence ATGAAAACATTAAAAGTACTTGATTTATTTGCTGGTGGTGGGGGGTTCTCAACGGGTTTTTTGCAATCGAAAAATATTAATGTTGAATTTGAAATTGTAAAGGCAGTAGAGCTAGATCAAGCCGCTTCTGATACCTTGCGGGGACATTTAGGAGAAGAAAGGGTAATACAAGGTGATATTACCTGTACCTCTACTAAAGAAAAAATTTATAAAACTTGTAGTGATGTAGACGTTGTGATTGGTGGACCACCATGCCAAACATTCTCTTTAGCTGGGCCCGCTAGGTCCGGAACCGCAGAAATGCGCGAGAAGCTAAAAAATGACTCACGTAATACCCTGTATAAGCACTTTTTCGAAATAGTAGATTATATTAAACCAACATTTGTTGTGTTTGAAAATGTGGAAGGTATGCTATCAAAGAAAGTTGATGCTACACAGGGGTTGAATAACAAGCAAGTTCAAGTAATTGAGCTTATATGTGATGAACTGGAATCTAAAGGATATACCACAAATATAGAAAATAGCATATCTGACCGTTTTCAAGTACTTAATGCAGCCGAATACGGGGTTCCTCAACATAGAAGAAGAATAATTATTATTGCAAACCGTTTAGGGTGTGAAAACCCTAGGCTTGAACCAACAAATGGATTTTTTGATAAACCATCATTTTTAACAGTAAAGCATTCAATTGCCCACCTTCCTGTTAGATTACCTAGGATTTCAGTTTCAAGATTGGATAATCTGAAGAATATTGACGTAATCAGAAAAAACTATAGGAAGAGTTTGTCGTTTTTTATAGAAAGTTTAGAAATTCTTGCTATAAAAGAAGCCGAAACCAAAAAACTGCAAGGGTTAGAACAACTGTATAAGAGATTGAAAGAAGAATCTGAATATATAAAGGGAAAACGAAGTTATAAGATTTATAATTTGAAGAAGTTTATAGCCTTATATAATGAATTAATTTTAGAATACGGGATTAATGAATTTGAAGATAGTTTCCATCTGAAGAATCATCAATCACGTGAACACAACTTCAGAGATATTATAATTTTTATTAAAACAAAACAGGGAAGCAATTCTGCACGTTTTATGAATCGGGCATCAGATGATTACAATGAATTTTTGGATTCGCTCTATCCATATAACAAAAGTAAACATAAAGATACCTATGTAAAACACAGTTGGGGAAAGCCATCAAACACAATATTAGCCCATATGGAAAAAGACGGACTTAAATTTATTCACCCAGAGCAGCCAAGAACACTTACACCTTATGAGGCGCAATTGTTACAATCATTTCCAGAAGACTATATTTTCTGTGGTGGAAGAAATGATCAGTACCGTCAAATTGGTAATGCGGTTCCTCCTAAACTTGCACAATCTATTGGTAGGTCATTAATACATCTTTATGAAAAGTCTTCAGCCATAAACTCAGAAGTATCTATTGGATGA
- a CDS encoding phospholipase D-like domain-containing protein — MCRLQDNIVHFVSVCTNNYADHLLGKLIEVLGCNEIKNGYGHLQSKLNFPFDLEYFIFEIFEEAYTCEFKSSDLINALQVAEKMAKYQISSQPRISFVWTGPNFERNLVQYNTYDTVKQLIDSANEEIFIVGYNFSFRDDAMRELLRSIENAADRKCRINLIVNTEERNFNEIMNNWNKEPYLLNIYSWVGSSASDYTSLHAKLIIIDQTKMLLTSANFSFHGFMKNIETGVVIENHQVTRDIWKQYQSLLRNNQMKKIY; from the coding sequence ATGTGTAGACTACAGGATAATATTGTACACTTTGTATCTGTTTGCACCAACAATTATGCCGATCATTTGCTTGGTAAGCTAATAGAAGTATTGGGGTGTAATGAAATTAAAAATGGGTATGGTCACCTTCAATCTAAGTTAAACTTTCCTTTCGATCTGGAATACTTTATTTTTGAGATATTTGAAGAAGCGTACACTTGTGAATTTAAGTCATCTGATTTAATAAATGCTTTGCAAGTAGCTGAGAAGATGGCAAAATATCAAATTAGTTCTCAGCCCAGAATATCATTTGTGTGGACGGGACCTAACTTTGAAAGGAATTTGGTCCAATATAATACCTATGATACTGTGAAACAATTAATTGATTCAGCAAATGAAGAAATTTTTATAGTCGGATATAATTTCTCATTTAGAGATGATGCGATGCGTGAACTTCTTAGAAGTATTGAGAATGCCGCTGATAGAAAATGTAGAATAAATTTAATTGTTAACACGGAAGAACGAAACTTTAATGAGATTATGAATAATTGGAATAAAGAACCATATTTGTTAAATATTTATAGTTGGGTTGGAAGTAGTGCTTCTGATTATACGAGTTTGCACGCAAAGCTAATCATCATTGATCAGACGAAAATGTTATTAACTTCAGCAAACTTTTCTTTTCATGGATTTATGAAGAATATAGAAACTGGTGTTGTTATTGAAAACCATCAAGTAACTCGGGATATATGGAAACAATATCAATCATTACTTAGAAATAATCAAATGAAAAAAATTTATTAG
- the tnpB gene encoding IS66 family insertion sequence element accessory protein TnpB (TnpB, as the term is used for proteins encoded by IS66 family insertion elements, is considered an accessory protein, since TnpC, encoded by a neighboring gene, is a DDE family transposase.) produces the protein MLTNSQFERVYIARGNTDLRKSIDGLAVIVKECFELDPFSPCLFVFCNRKRDKLKILQWEHNGFWLHYRRLERGTFHWPSEKEATPLHISQRQLRWLLDGLPIEQRQAHREVKARTIL, from the coding sequence ATGCTAACAAATTCTCAGTTTGAACGTGTTTATATAGCCCGTGGCAATACAGATCTTCGCAAATCGATTGATGGACTAGCGGTCATTGTGAAAGAATGCTTTGAACTTGATCCCTTTTCTCCTTGCTTGTTCGTCTTCTGCAATCGAAAACGTGATAAGTTAAAAATTCTTCAGTGGGAGCACAATGGTTTTTGGCTTCATTACCGAAGGTTAGAACGCGGGACATTCCATTGGCCTTCTGAAAAGGAGGCCACACCACTGCATATAAGTCAACGCCAACTTCGTTGGCTGTTGGATGGCTTACCCATTGAACAAAGACAAGCACATCGGGAAGTGAAGGCGCGCACCATACTTTAG
- the drmA gene encoding DISARM system helicase DrmA codes for MSISAKDVRSELLNRLRYDLVGPETESETIKNKPLQKYLAGILWPMKSSIATFEDESENIQGRDTAKETIESIAPLAKAMNPSAIGLSFLVDKEMPNLLVDVDFGMYEEGSEKEWSRTPFGIKNLEINVTKGLGEKQYIQIPKLDIVNESETIKSIRLEWIVRTYNNCYAVSMFMVNRYTQDTDEHNIDHKCVFQPKIVVKSKSDKSFMVRNAFSNNEKGFQDDDTKTNELLYREEAVYGVGHSIAVNWRGVDKQLKRCGMLETEIIPAHEIPMVIPPKWDKGGTLDMDELGAMTSPEQVRVALQPLLNEYGKWIEERKREIRTITEYKETAIQHMERCQQSLARMENGIKQLDKNKMAFESFIFANRVMASQRVHTLAIEKGISHNEVKEESTWRPFQIAFFLQNIEGVADSTSKDRQIADLLWFPTGGGKTEAYLGLAAFTLGYRRLVKLNGYRNDVGVSVIMRYTLRLLTVQQFQRATAMICACEEIRKESSDVWGENTFRIGLWVGQSSVPNKFEDAKKVISAKADGISKGTRENFVDLSKGTPVQLVSCPWCGTKLIDDKKPKLFLSTYKYRDKKRRINICCPNSDCSFHRKNSNNEGLPVLVTDEEIYRLLPDLVIGTVDKFARMPWQPEIQNLFGKVKGEVKEWGFLSNGGSSIEQGNAKNVSGSLSLINSEPILPPNLIIQDELHLISGPLGTMVGLYETAVDYLSSIKVKGIDVGPKIVASTATIKNAEKQIEGLYTRKAQIFPSPGLSHTDSFFAQQRPVSETPGRLYVGVFAPGKSMKTTQLRVYANMLASVSQMEKDYDSKFLDPYYTLVGYFNSIRELGGAVRLIEDDVPARMNTLEKQFSENNKYQFTKRELERDVPELTSRIDSGKIPELLSRLEQLYYKKGEFTPVDVLLASNMISVGVDVSRLGLMVVNGQPKTTAEYIQSTSRVGRKHPGLIISSYNWARPRDISHYEEFFAYHSALYRYVEPISVTPFASRARDRGLAAVFVSMLRLGELGLTNNSSAGNMEKVNSISNKIMNIFLNRAKKMNLPTDAIENHLRGLIEEWEDDANRSRLNYYKPNAKSESNLLYHIGKAETEGTFKTPNSMRDVETTAGIYIGRD; via the coding sequence ATGAGTATTTCTGCAAAGGACGTTAGGTCAGAATTATTAAACCGCCTTCGATATGACTTGGTGGGTCCTGAAACTGAATCTGAGACAATTAAAAATAAACCACTTCAGAAATATCTAGCCGGAATACTGTGGCCCATGAAATCCAGCATTGCAACTTTTGAGGATGAAAGCGAAAATATTCAAGGAAGGGATACAGCTAAAGAAACAATTGAATCCATTGCTCCTTTAGCAAAAGCTATGAATCCATCAGCTATAGGTCTATCATTTTTGGTAGATAAGGAAATGCCAAATTTATTAGTGGATGTCGATTTTGGTATGTATGAAGAAGGTAGTGAAAAAGAATGGTCAAGGACACCTTTTGGGATAAAAAATCTAGAAATAAACGTAACAAAAGGACTTGGAGAAAAACAATACATACAAATACCCAAGTTAGATATAGTGAATGAAAGCGAAACTATAAAGTCAATTAGACTAGAATGGATAGTAAGAACGTACAATAATTGTTATGCAGTAAGCATGTTTATGGTAAATCGTTATACGCAAGATACGGATGAGCATAATATCGATCACAAATGTGTTTTCCAACCTAAAATAGTTGTGAAAAGCAAGTCGGATAAATCATTTATGGTAAGAAACGCATTTTCAAATAATGAAAAAGGATTTCAAGACGATGATACTAAAACCAATGAACTACTTTATCGGGAAGAAGCTGTTTATGGGGTTGGTCACAGTATAGCCGTTAACTGGCGTGGTGTTGACAAACAATTAAAAAGATGTGGCATGCTGGAAACCGAAATTATACCGGCACATGAGATTCCAATGGTAATACCACCAAAATGGGATAAAGGTGGCACTTTAGATATGGATGAACTGGGGGCAATGACTTCGCCTGAACAAGTTAGAGTTGCCTTGCAACCGTTACTAAATGAGTATGGGAAATGGATAGAGGAAAGAAAAAGAGAGATCAGAACAATAACGGAATATAAGGAAACTGCAATACAACATATGGAAAGGTGTCAGCAATCCCTTGCAAGAATGGAAAATGGGATAAAACAATTGGACAAAAATAAAATGGCCTTTGAATCTTTTATTTTTGCTAATAGGGTAATGGCGAGTCAACGTGTGCACACTCTAGCTATTGAAAAAGGGATTTCCCACAATGAAGTAAAAGAAGAATCAACTTGGCGTCCATTTCAGATCGCTTTCTTTTTACAAAATATTGAAGGTGTTGCTGATTCAACATCAAAAGACAGACAGATTGCGGATTTATTGTGGTTCCCAACCGGGGGTGGTAAGACTGAGGCATATCTTGGTCTAGCTGCTTTTACATTAGGCTATAGAAGGTTGGTAAAACTGAATGGTTATAGGAATGACGTTGGAGTCTCAGTTATTATGCGCTATACTTTAAGACTTTTAACAGTACAACAATTCCAACGTGCAACAGCAATGATTTGTGCATGTGAGGAAATTAGGAAAGAATCTTCTGATGTATGGGGAGAAAACACATTTAGAATTGGACTTTGGGTTGGACAAAGTAGTGTACCTAATAAATTTGAAGACGCCAAGAAAGTAATAAGTGCAAAAGCAGATGGCATTAGTAAAGGAACAAGAGAAAACTTTGTTGACCTATCAAAAGGGACGCCAGTACAGCTGGTTTCATGTCCGTGGTGTGGTACTAAATTAATTGATGACAAAAAACCGAAATTATTTTTAAGCACATATAAGTATAGAGACAAGAAAAGAAGAATTAATATTTGCTGTCCAAATAGTGACTGCTCTTTTCACAGAAAAAATTCAAACAACGAGGGATTACCAGTTTTGGTAACAGATGAAGAAATCTATCGATTACTTCCTGATTTAGTTATTGGAACCGTGGATAAATTTGCACGTATGCCATGGCAACCCGAAATTCAAAATTTGTTTGGAAAAGTAAAAGGTGAAGTAAAAGAATGGGGCTTCCTATCAAATGGTGGATCAAGTATAGAACAGGGTAATGCTAAAAATGTATCTGGTAGCTTAAGCCTTATAAACAGTGAGCCAATCCTTCCACCTAACTTAATTATCCAAGATGAACTTCATCTTATTTCGGGTCCTTTGGGAACTATGGTAGGGCTTTATGAGACGGCTGTAGATTATCTGTCTTCAATTAAAGTCAAAGGAATAGACGTTGGACCTAAAATAGTCGCTTCTACAGCCACCATTAAGAATGCTGAAAAACAGATAGAAGGACTTTATACTCGAAAGGCTCAGATTTTTCCTAGTCCAGGCTTATCTCATACGGATTCTTTCTTTGCGCAACAAAGACCGGTTTCCGAAACACCGGGACGTTTATATGTTGGGGTGTTTGCTCCCGGCAAAAGCATGAAAACCACTCAATTAAGGGTTTATGCCAACATGTTGGCAAGTGTTTCTCAAATGGAAAAAGATTATGATTCAAAGTTTCTCGATCCATATTATACATTAGTAGGATATTTTAATAGCATACGAGAATTGGGTGGAGCTGTACGTTTAATTGAAGATGACGTTCCTGCACGAATGAATACACTTGAAAAACAATTTAGCGAGAATAACAAATATCAATTTACGAAGAGGGAATTAGAACGGGATGTTCCAGAATTGACCAGTCGGATTGATTCTGGGAAAATTCCAGAACTTTTATCTCGTTTGGAACAGCTTTATTATAAAAAGGGTGAATTTACGCCAGTAGATGTTTTGTTAGCAAGTAATATGATATCTGTTGGTGTCGACGTTTCAAGATTGGGCTTAATGGTAGTGAATGGTCAACCTAAAACTACTGCGGAGTATATACAGTCTACAAGTAGGGTAGGTAGAAAGCACCCTGGGCTAATAATTTCTTCTTATAATTGGGCTAGACCAAGGGATATATCGCATTATGAAGAGTTTTTTGCTTATCACTCTGCACTATATAGGTATGTAGAGCCAATCAGTGTTACTCCATTTGCCTCAAGGGCTCGGGATAGAGGGCTAGCGGCTGTATTTGTTTCTATGTTAAGACTTGGTGAATTAGGACTTACAAACAATAGTAGTGCTGGAAATATGGAAAAGGTTAACAGTATTTCAAATAAAATAATGAATATATTTTTGAATAGGGCGAAGAAGATGAACTTGCCAACAGATGCAATAGAAAATCACTTGCGAGGGCTAATCGAAGAATGGGAAGACGATGCAAATAGAAGCAGGTTAAACTATTACAAACCGAATGCAAAAAGCGAATCGAATCTGTTATATCACATAGGTAAAGCTGAAACAGAAGGTACCTTTAAAACACCTAATTCCATGAGAGACGTAGAAACAACGGCAGGTATATACATTGGAAGGGATTGA
- the tnpC gene encoding IS66 family transposase, with amino-acid sequence MEKEELEAKIKWYEEQFRLSQQRQFGSSSEKTNPDQLSLFNEAEASADSTVEEPTIEIITYKRKKQRGQRDGKLENLPSETIEYRLPTGEQACSCCGGELHEMSTEVRREIEIIPAQAKVKKHVRYVYSCRHCERNEIETPIVTAIAPAPVYPGSLASPSAMAYTMTQKYVESMPLYRQEKHLERFGLSISRQTLANWIVYGANTWLNLIYDEMYVHLLRQDIVHADETTLQVLSEPERPATSTSYIWMYRTGREGPPIIMYDYQQTRASKHPRRFLENFHGYLHVDGYAGYNGIADVTLVGCWAHARRKFTEALKALPESASTSAVKGKEGLAFCNQLFQIERDLKDVSPVERYEQRLERSQPVLEAFSAWLREQTPRVLPKSALGQAIKYCRNQWDRLGSFMKDGRLEIDNNRGERSIKPFVIGRKNWLFSNTAKGAKSSAIIYSVVETAKENGLNPFNYLSYLFETLPNVDTTDKNNLVQLLPWSPTIPMECRVPNKSK; translated from the coding sequence ATGGAAAAGGAAGAGCTGGAGGCAAAAATAAAATGGTATGAGGAGCAGTTTCGTCTAAGCCAGCAACGTCAATTCGGTTCATCCAGTGAGAAAACCAATCCAGATCAACTCTCCCTTTTCAACGAAGCTGAGGCTTCAGCTGACTCAACAGTTGAAGAACCGACTATTGAAATCATTACATATAAACGAAAGAAACAGCGTGGCCAACGTGATGGAAAGCTTGAAAACCTGCCTTCGGAAACGATTGAATATCGTTTACCAACTGGGGAACAGGCTTGTTCGTGTTGCGGTGGTGAACTGCATGAAATGAGTACCGAAGTACGCAGGGAGATAGAAATTATCCCTGCACAAGCAAAAGTAAAGAAGCATGTTCGCTATGTTTATAGTTGCCGTCACTGTGAACGCAATGAAATTGAGACACCGATTGTAACAGCAATTGCACCTGCGCCTGTTTATCCGGGGAGCTTGGCTTCCCCGTCAGCTATGGCTTATACGATGACGCAAAAATATGTAGAAAGCATGCCGTTATACCGGCAAGAGAAACATTTAGAACGTTTCGGACTGTCTATCTCACGTCAGACTCTAGCAAATTGGATTGTATACGGCGCAAATACTTGGCTTAATCTCATTTACGATGAAATGTATGTACATCTCTTGAGACAGGATATTGTTCATGCGGACGAAACGACCTTGCAGGTTCTTTCCGAACCAGAGCGCCCTGCCACTTCAACTTCCTACATATGGATGTATCGTACAGGAAGAGAAGGTCCACCAATTATCATGTATGACTATCAGCAAACCCGTGCTAGCAAACACCCGAGGCGTTTTCTAGAAAACTTCCATGGATATTTGCATGTGGATGGGTATGCTGGATACAACGGAATTGCCGATGTAACCTTGGTTGGCTGCTGGGCGCACGCACGTCGCAAATTTACAGAAGCCTTAAAGGCGCTCCCTGAATCCGCGAGTACTTCTGCCGTTAAAGGCAAGGAAGGCTTGGCATTTTGTAACCAACTTTTTCAAATTGAACGTGATCTAAAGGACGTCAGTCCTGTAGAACGTTATGAGCAAAGATTAGAACGTAGCCAGCCAGTGCTGGAGGCTTTTTCAGCATGGCTTCGTGAACAAACACCACGTGTTCTGCCAAAAAGTGCACTTGGTCAAGCAATCAAATATTGTCGTAACCAATGGGATCGTTTGGGGTCATTTATGAAGGACGGCCGTTTGGAAATAGATAATAACCGTGGAGAACGCTCTATCAAGCCTTTCGTAATCGGCCGCAAAAACTGGCTTTTTAGCAATACCGCAAAAGGAGCTAAGTCTAGTGCGATAATATATAGCGTTGTCGAGACAGCCAAGGAAAATGGATTAAATCCATTTAACTATCTCAGCTATCTGTTCGAGACACTTCCCAATGTTGATACGACAGATAAAAATAACTTGGTTCAGTTGCTGCCATGGTCACCAACAATTCCAATGGAATGTCGCGTTCCAAATAAATCTAAATAA